Proteins from one Xenopus tropicalis strain Nigerian chromosome 1, UCB_Xtro_10.0, whole genome shotgun sequence genomic window:
- the LOC100493539 gene encoding uncharacterized protein LOC100493539 has product MDETKQEKYALLHDESDIEEYDKMKLGQKIHHNGKSYIRRSSLGSTLAQPQWLCHTVFIVLLVCSQAALCIFVLTMHLNINTIKDEHASLHKNALEMAVHFQPINNTSISKHENVTQMDVEPMIKKQLQELNVMENVNLLKRLHALETNMKSMKNIVSSHGEDLKTVKVQQQVEGIKHENALQRQLNNISRDLNGFHIRLEEGLDLAFSQISQLRDDVFFLENTINQSKQERFDVKEFTQKPTKKETVTQTTIHLLPTAPQAGIQILLHDTTRDSTTMSMSSQKEMADEIFQISIPFLKSRSDFQVFFYGADKDANGFLTYAEIKKVLGDETPSEDMLLPFDDDQNRMYSYTELIRTFHLKE; this is encoded by the exons ATGGATGAAACAAAACAAGAGAAATATGCACTCCTACATGATGAGTCAGATATTGAAGAATATGATAAAATGAAACTTGGCCAGAAAATCCATCACAATGG GAAATCCTACATAAGAAGATCCAGCCTAGGTTCAACATTGGCTCAACCACAATGGCTTTGTCATACAGTTTTCATTGTACTCCTGGTCTGCTCACAAGCtgctctctgtatatttgtattgacCATGCACCTCAACATAAACACAATTAAGGATGAACATGCGTCACTGCACAAAAATGCACTGGAAATGGCAG TTCATTTTCAACCAATTAATAATACAAGCATTTCAAAGCATGAAAATGTAACTCAAATG GATGTGGAGCCGATGATTAAAAAGCAACTACAGGAACTCAATGTTATGGAAAATGTCAATTTACTCAAAAGACTTCACGCCTTAGAAACA AATATGAAATCAATGAAAAATATTGTCTCCAGCCATGGTGAGGACCTCAAAACAGTAAAAGTCCAACAACAAGTGGAAGGAATAAAG CATGAAAATGCACTGCAAAGGCAGTTAAACAATATTAGCAGAGACCTGAATGGCTTTCACATTCGCCTGGAGGAG GGGCTGGACTTGGCCTTCTCACAGATATCCCAGCTCAGAGATGATGTCTTTTTTCTTGAAAATACCATAAATCAATCAAAGCAAGAACGATTTGATGTGAAAGAATTTACACAGAAGCCAACAAAAAAAGAAACTGTGACCCAAACAACTATCCACCTGCTGCCCACTGCACCTCAGG CTGGCATTCAGATTTTGCTGCATGATACTACAAGAGACTCTACCACCATGTCTATGTCGAGTCAGAAGGAAATGGCTGATGAAATCTTTCAAATATCAATCCCCTTCTTGAAGAGTCGGTCAG ACTTCCAAGTATTCTTCTATGGAGCAGACAAGGATGCAAATGGCTTTCTTACTTATGCTGAAATAAAGAAAGTGCTTGGAGACGAGACTCCAAGTGAAGACATGCTACTTCCCTTTGACGATGATCAAAATAGAATGTATTCCTACACTGAACTTATCAGAACATTCCATCTTAAAG AATAA